The Malus domestica chromosome 10, GDT2T_hap1 genome contains a region encoding:
- the LOC114827582 gene encoding cyclin-D3-1-like, with protein sequence MNHNQHRNPQSHSLLLDALLCEEDKWEEHDDDQGEVVEQEVSSGENYNNGVSGKNPNCPSLFPMLLLEQDLFWEDEELVFVFSKEELQQTHFAKHLESLGKEESLISMARREAVLWMLKVNSHYGFTALTAILAVNYFDRFISSLHFQGDKPWMVKLVAVTCLSLAAKVEETQVPLLLDLQVEDTKYFFEAKTIQRMEILVLSTLQWRMHPVTPLSFVDHILRRLGLKTHLHWVFLKRCERLLLSVVADSRFVGYLPSVLATATMMCVIDQVEPWNAIEYQNQLLGVLKISKEKVNDCYSQILDYDYACSNTTTIATAATAATDKRKHDQIPGSPSGVIDAYFSYDEISNDSWALGSSVSSSPEVHFKRARNAEAEEKEMKLASLNRLFVGIISSPP encoded by the exons atgaatcacaaccaacaccgaAACCCACAAAGCCATTCACTTTTGCTGGATGCTTTGCTCTGTGAGGAGGACAAATGGGAGGAGCACGACGACGACCAAGGAGAAGTAGTGGAACAAGAAGTGAGTAGTGGTGAGAACTACAACAACGGCGTCAGTGGGAAAAACCCAAACTGCCCTTCTCTGTTTCCCATGCTCCTGTTGGAACAAGATCTGTTCTGGGAAGATGAGGAGCTTGTCTTTGTTTTTTCGAAAGAGGAGCTGCAACAGACGCATTTCGCCAAACACTTGGAGAGCTTGGGGAAAGAGGAGTCGTTGATCTCCATGGCTCGCCGTGAAGCGGTGCTGTGGATGCTCAAAGTGAATTCCCATTACGGGTTCACAGCCCTCACTGCAATCCTAGCAGTTAACTACTTTGATCGGTTCATCTCAAGCCTCCATTTCCAGGGAGACAAGCCGTGGATGGTCAAGCTTGTGGCCGTCACTTGCCTCTCTCTGGCTGCCAAAGTGGAAGAAACCCAAGTTCCTCTGCTTTTAGACCTTCAA GTGGAGGACACAAAGTACTTTTTCGAGGCGAAAACGATTCAGAGAATGGAGATTCTGGTGCTCTCAACTCTCCAATGGCGGATGCATCCAGTGACCCCACTTTCGTTTGTCGACCACATCTTAAGGAGGCTCGGATTGAAAACCCACCTCCATTGGGTGTTCCTCAAGCGCTGCGAGCGTCTCCTTCTCTCTGTAGTCGCCG ATTCGAGATTCGTCGGTTATTTGCCTTCTGTGTTGGCCACTGCAACAATGATGTGCGTTATAGACCAGGTCGAGCCTTGGAATGCCATTGAATACCAGAACCAGCTTCTTGGTGTTCTCAAAATAAGCAAG GAAAAAGTGAACGACTGTTACAGTCAGATACTCGACTATGATTACGCTTGCAGCAACACCACAACCATCGCCACCGCCGCCACCGCCGCCACCGACAAACGCAAGCACGATCAAATCCCGGGCAGCCCAAGTGGAGTGATTGATGCATATTTCAGCTACGATGAAATCTCAAACGACTCGTGGGCACTGGGATCATCGGTTTCTTCGTCCCCAGAAGTACATTTCAAGAGGGCTAGAAATGCTGAAGCagaagagaaagagatgaaATTGGCTTCACTCAATAGGCTCTTTGTGGGTATTATTAGTAGCCCACCttaa